In Synergistota bacterium, one genomic interval encodes:
- a CDS encoding DUF1957 domain-containing protein, whose translation MKLGYIHLTLHGHVPFVLNHGTWPHGEVWLQEIVWETYIPLLELLHEYRVSKLPIKLTLNLSPILLEQISNQRFIKNFEDYINEQIKYAKREEEEYRTREPIRSNLAKYWISIYEKRKQFFENLDGIVSSFKKFAEDGLIEIISCAATHGYLPLLGYDECVESQVKIGLMTSRKHFSGLDIKGFWLPECAYRSSYKWTNPITGETLFRKGLEIILYDNRITFSYTDYHLLVGQEKVGIVESPYESKSWDSLEKREKICKADQDYKKLIPLKPYYCISPGYEKGIVFLIRDPIGTSRVWSRDMGFPGNGRYLEFHKRAFPGGHRFWRVTDKKLGLGAKEFYEPLKALEAINEHATLFVNMLQDRSKEALLNFNLRPLFVEVFDAELFGHWWHEGILWLKEVFKLINLNGLIEPLFGREILEIYEKIEITHLWEGSWGAGGDHRIWLNEETKWMWNKIYECEKKMIDELSPMEPKNDIHLLALNQAAKELLLLEASDWEFLYTTWQARDYAEQRFQRHYSNFIKTYELAKALNKGIHPEEGKIEEIMRIARDDDIFEGVDYKLWRKKK comes from the coding sequence ATGAAACTGGGGTATATTCACTTAACTTTGCATGGTCATGTGCCATTCGTATTAAATCATGGCACCTGGCCACATGGTGAAGTCTGGCTACAGGAAATAGTGTGGGAAACATATATTCCATTGCTTGAACTCTTACACGAATATAGGGTTTCAAAACTACCAATTAAATTAACCTTGAATCTATCTCCAATATTGCTTGAGCAGATTTCAAACCAGCGCTTTATTAAAAACTTTGAAGACTATATTAACGAACAAATTAAATATGCTAAACGAGAGGAAGAAGAATACAGGACTAGGGAGCCTATAAGATCAAACCTTGCCAAATATTGGATATCAATTTACGAGAAAAGAAAACAATTCTTTGAAAACCTTGATGGAATAGTTAGCTCTTTTAAAAAATTTGCTGAGGATGGGCTTATAGAAATTATATCTTGTGCTGCTACTCACGGATATCTCCCCCTCTTAGGATACGATGAATGCGTAGAATCACAAGTTAAGATTGGATTAATGACCTCAAGGAAACACTTCAGTGGACTTGATATCAAAGGATTTTGGCTTCCAGAGTGCGCTTACAGATCTTCGTATAAATGGACAAATCCGATTACAGGAGAAACCCTCTTCAGAAAGGGACTAGAGATTATACTTTATGATAATAGAATAACATTCTCTTACACTGATTATCATCTACTTGTTGGCCAGGAAAAGGTAGGGATAGTGGAATCTCCTTACGAAAGCAAATCATGGGATAGCTTAGAAAAGAGAGAAAAGATATGCAAAGCTGATCAAGATTATAAAAAACTTATACCATTAAAGCCATACTACTGTATCTCTCCAGGTTATGAAAAGGGAATCGTATTCTTAATAAGAGATCCAATCGGCACTTCAAGAGTATGGAGTAGAGATATGGGATTTCCTGGAAACGGTAGATATCTTGAATTTCATAAGAGAGCTTTTCCAGGAGGACACAGATTCTGGAGAGTAACAGACAAAAAGCTCGGATTGGGAGCAAAGGAATTCTACGAACCATTAAAAGCGTTAGAAGCTATAAACGAACATGCAACACTATTTGTTAATATGCTCCAAGATAGAAGTAAAGAAGCTCTTCTGAATTTCAATCTTAGGCCGCTTTTCGTTGAAGTCTTTGATGCGGAACTTTTTGGACACTGGTGGCACGAGGGAATATTATGGTTAAAAGAGGTTTTTAAACTCATAAACTTAAACGGCTTAATAGAACCGCTATTTGGTAGAGAAATTTTAGAAATATACGAAAAGATAGAAATAACTCACTTGTGGGAAGGATCATGGGGAGCAGGAGGAGATCATAGAATATGGCTTAACGAGGAAACAAAATGGATGTGGAACAAGATATATGAATGTGAGAAAAAAATGATAGATGAGCTTTCACCTATGGAGCCCAAAAATGACATTCATCTCTTAGCTCTAAACCAAGCAGCTAAAGAATTACTTCTACTTGAAGCATCCGATTGGGAATTCTTATATACAACTTGGCAAGCGCGCGACTATGCAGAGCAAAGGTTTCAGAGACACTACAGCAATTTTATAAAGACGTATGAGTTAGCTAAAGCTTTAAATAAAGGAATACATCCTGAGGAAGGAAAGATAGAAGAAATCATGAGAATAGCAAGAGATGATGATATTTTCGAGGGGGTGGATTATAAGCTCTGGAGAAAGAAGAAGTAA
- a CDS encoding glycogen synthase has product MRVLNICSEVHPLNKVGGLGDVAFELPQVLNKTKKVVSSVIVPLNKLAIENLEKLNLKIQYMKEMYIPLDLRCHRLSLSKLLWDKNVEIFLVGGDIIEKSPPYPEKNDPLYNFVFPLFALGCLEILKENFLEQSYDLIHVHDWPASLIPIFSSFHRYYKDFKIPPIVLSIHNIAHQGIYEPEVIEKWHLLPHCFNVSYLEFWGKINLLKGGIILSRAIITVSPSYAEEIKTPEFGFGLDGVIRENAQKLYGITNGIDQERWDPSKDNAIPCKYDYQNLEGKRKCKANLLKELSLENDIDKPLISVISRITYQKGFDILIPVISEILNLGCQMIVLGSGDPYFSEKLSFIERDFSSCYKFINTFDETLARKVYAASDILLMPSLYEPCGISQMIALRYGTIPVARKVGGLKDTIKDLEEDGWGFLFEEYSPRALLESVRKAISIYTNQKEKFSNAIKKAMCLDFSWESKINSYLDVYKKILKR; this is encoded by the coding sequence ATAAGAGTACTAAATATATGCTCAGAAGTTCATCCCTTAAATAAAGTGGGAGGCTTGGGAGATGTAGCTTTTGAGCTTCCTCAGGTATTGAACAAAACCAAAAAGGTAGTATCCTCAGTAATTGTACCGTTAAATAAACTTGCTATAGAAAATCTTGAAAAGCTTAACCTTAAAATTCAGTATATGAAAGAGATGTATATTCCTCTTGACTTGAGATGCCATAGGCTATCTTTATCTAAGCTTCTATGGGATAAAAACGTTGAGATATTTCTTGTTGGAGGAGATATTATAGAAAAGAGCCCGCCTTATCCCGAGAAGAACGATCCTTTATACAATTTTGTGTTTCCGCTTTTTGCACTTGGCTGTTTAGAAATCTTAAAGGAAAACTTCTTAGAACAAAGCTATGATCTTATCCATGTACACGATTGGCCTGCCTCACTTATACCTATATTTAGTAGCTTTCATAGATATTATAAAGACTTTAAAATACCACCTATAGTATTATCTATACACAACATAGCTCACCAAGGAATTTACGAACCTGAAGTTATAGAAAAATGGCATTTGCTTCCTCATTGCTTTAATGTAAGCTATCTTGAATTCTGGGGGAAAATAAATCTTCTTAAGGGAGGAATTATTCTATCAAGAGCTATAATAACTGTAAGTCCATCTTATGCTGAAGAAATAAAGACCCCCGAGTTTGGTTTCGGACTTGATGGAGTAATTAGAGAAAACGCTCAAAAACTCTATGGTATAACAAATGGCATAGATCAAGAAAGATGGGATCCATCAAAGGATAACGCTATACCCTGTAAATATGATTACCAAAACCTTGAAGGCAAAAGAAAGTGTAAAGCAAATCTTCTTAAGGAACTTTCTCTTGAAAATGATATCGACAAACCCTTAATAAGCGTAATCTCAAGGATCACCTATCAAAAGGGCTTTGATATCCTAATACCAGTTATATCTGAAATACTAAATTTAGGCTGCCAAATGATTGTATTAGGAAGCGGAGACCCTTACTTTTCTGAAAAGCTAAGCTTTATCGAAAGGGATTTTAGTTCTTGCTATAAATTCATAAATACTTTCGACGAAACCTTAGCAAGAAAGGTATATGCAGCTTCAGATATTCTACTTATGCCATCACTATATGAACCCTGCGGAATATCACAAATGATAGCTTTAAGATACGGAACAATTCCTGTTGCAAGAAAGGTAGGGGGTTTGAAAGACACAATTAAAGATTTAGAAGAAGATGGTTGGGGGTTTTTGTTCGAAGAATATAGTCCGAGAGCTTTACTCGAGAGTGTAAGAAAAGCTATAAGTATATACACAAACCAAAAAGAAAAATTTTCCAATGCTATAAAAAAAGCGATGTGCCTTGACTTCTCATGGGAAAGTAAAATTAACTCATATTTAGATGTTTATAAAAAAATTTTAAAGAGGTGA
- the glgC gene encoding glucose-1-phosphate adenylyltransferase produces the protein MFYGEYGRVLSMVLAGGKGTRLYPLTKYRTKPAVFFAAKYRIVDFALSNLVNSGFFSIYLLVQFKSQSLNEHISRGWQLGGALRDRDIFISTVPPQMWTGEHWYKGTADAIYQNIHLITTFDADRVLILAADHIYKIDIRQFIEFHLDNKADITICATVVPKEEAKAFGVIQVNEKNRVIGFYEKIPNPPEIPNKKGFCLASMGNYIFEREVIEEVLLEDAHDPLSTHDFGKDIFPKAYKKYRVYAYDFTSNKIPGNEHPYWRDVGTIQSYWTAHMDILRPDPDLNLYNPQWPIRTVSYGDPPAYIYPADGYKPFVLETLQAEGSRILGATVIRSVLGRNCIINPGSVIEECIIGKMSIIGEKCKLRRVIVDSNVYIPPGTVIGYDPEADAKRFFLDESGIVVVPMPSIFLRSEKKYYTYGWEETAI, from the coding sequence TTGTTTTATGGTGAGTATGGAAGAGTCTTGTCAATGGTTTTAGCAGGAGGTAAGGGAACAAGACTCTATCCTTTAACAAAATATAGGACTAAACCGGCAGTTTTTTTTGCAGCTAAATATAGAATAGTAGATTTCGCTCTATCTAACTTAGTTAACTCTGGTTTCTTCTCCATTTATCTCCTTGTTCAATTTAAGAGCCAATCATTAAACGAACATATATCGAGAGGATGGCAACTTGGAGGAGCTCTAAGAGATAGAGACATATTTATATCTACCGTCCCTCCACAAATGTGGACCGGAGAACATTGGTACAAAGGAACGGCAGATGCTATATACCAAAATATTCATCTGATAACAACGTTTGACGCCGATAGAGTTCTCATACTTGCAGCTGATCATATTTACAAGATAGACATAAGACAGTTCATCGAGTTTCATCTAGACAACAAAGCAGATATTACAATCTGTGCTACCGTCGTTCCAAAAGAAGAAGCAAAAGCCTTTGGAGTTATCCAAGTAAACGAGAAAAACAGAGTGATAGGCTTTTATGAAAAAATACCTAACCCTCCAGAAATACCTAATAAGAAAGGATTTTGCCTAGCTTCGATGGGAAACTATATCTTTGAAAGAGAGGTTATTGAAGAAGTACTTTTAGAAGATGCCCACGATCCGCTCAGCACCCATGATTTTGGAAAGGACATTTTCCCGAAAGCCTATAAAAAGTATAGAGTTTATGCTTACGACTTTACAAGTAATAAAATTCCGGGGAATGAACATCCCTATTGGAGAGACGTAGGAACAATCCAATCCTATTGGACAGCTCACATGGATATATTAAGACCCGATCCTGATCTAAACCTTTATAATCCTCAATGGCCTATAAGAACAGTAAGTTATGGAGATCCACCTGCTTATATTTATCCCGCTGATGGATATAAACCATTCGTACTTGAAACTCTTCAAGCAGAAGGCAGCAGAATCTTAGGGGCAACGGTAATAAGATCAGTTTTAGGAAGAAATTGCATTATCAATCCTGGTTCAGTTATAGAAGAGTGTATAATAGGTAAAATGTCTATTATAGGAGAAAAGTGTAAGCTAAGAAGGGTTATAGTGGACTCAAATGTGTATATACCACCTGGCACAGTAATCGGTTATGATCCTGAAGCTGATGCTAAACGATTTTTCTTAGATGAAAGTGGTATAGTTGTAGTTCCTATGCCATCTATATTTTTACGTTCTGAAAAGAAATACTATACCTATGGGTGGGAAGAAACCGCTATATAA
- a CDS encoding thiamine pyrophosphate-binding protein, whose product MKGARAILEILKEYEVKHVFGLPGETSIPLYLEWINFPEIKHILTRDERSACFMADGYAKVSYKPGICEAPSVGATHLIPGVIEAYKSSTPMVVITTDTPLNVEKRNMLTGFDQTPLFQPITKDSITIYKASDIPFAFRRAFRLATTGKPGPTHLRIPIDVLEEDVPHTNLKAQREFSRYPGHRFCANLKEIERAVNLLIESQKPVIICGQGALYSAAWDEIEELAEFLGIPVGTTISGKGSFSESHPLSIGVVGIRGGTPLSNEVIESADLIFYIGCNTDFVTTNNWKLPEPDSDKKIIHLDISEVEVSNNYSTDVILIGDAKSSLKEMLKVLKKKLISPYDYLNLPRTKAIIESFKKYKEELKEKAIQENTSKGLNPLSVIEILNETLNEDYVITVDPGTSAIYSSAFFKAKKAGRKMLFNFSLGALGYALPAAIGAYFANPGSQIFVLTGDGSLGFTLGELETISRENINIKIILFRNDSFGWIKATMKLIYGSKHFSTEFKEIEYYKVAQDFGIDSYKVENYKDLKLIIEKTLGEEKPAFIEIPVPSEDELVPPVPSWLERAKKTGLPHIV is encoded by the coding sequence TTGAAAGGTGCTAGAGCTATTTTAGAAATACTTAAAGAATATGAAGTAAAACATGTTTTCGGATTACCAGGAGAAACATCTATACCATTATATCTGGAATGGATTAACTTCCCTGAAATTAAACACATATTAACAAGAGATGAAAGAAGCGCTTGCTTTATGGCAGATGGCTACGCAAAAGTGAGTTATAAACCAGGTATTTGTGAAGCCCCAAGCGTTGGAGCAACACATCTAATACCAGGGGTTATCGAGGCTTATAAATCATCAACGCCGATGGTAGTCATTACAACAGATACTCCTCTGAATGTAGAAAAAAGAAACATGCTCACTGGTTTCGATCAAACCCCCTTATTTCAACCTATAACAAAAGACAGCATTACAATCTATAAAGCCTCAGATATTCCTTTCGCTTTTAGAAGAGCTTTCAGATTAGCAACAACGGGGAAACCTGGTCCCACCCACTTGAGAATTCCCATAGATGTATTAGAAGAAGATGTACCCCATACCAACTTAAAAGCACAAAGGGAGTTTTCAAGATATCCTGGCCATAGATTTTGTGCTAACCTAAAAGAGATAGAAAGGGCTGTAAATCTTCTTATAGAAAGTCAGAAGCCTGTGATAATCTGTGGACAAGGAGCATTATACTCTGCTGCCTGGGACGAAATAGAAGAACTTGCTGAATTTTTAGGGATTCCTGTTGGAACTACAATTTCTGGTAAAGGAAGCTTTTCCGAAAGCCATCCCCTATCAATAGGTGTCGTAGGAATACGAGGAGGAACACCTCTGTCAAACGAAGTTATAGAAAGTGCAGATCTTATATTTTACATAGGTTGTAATACTGACTTTGTTACCACAAACAACTGGAAACTTCCAGAACCAGATTCTGACAAAAAAATCATTCATCTTGATATAAGTGAAGTAGAAGTTTCAAATAATTACTCAACTGACGTAATACTTATAGGAGATGCCAAATCTTCTTTAAAAGAAATGCTCAAAGTCTTGAAGAAAAAACTCATATCACCATACGATTATCTAAATCTTCCAAGAACGAAAGCGATTATAGAAAGTTTCAAGAAATACAAAGAGGAACTAAAAGAAAAAGCTATCCAAGAAAACACTTCTAAAGGATTAAATCCTCTCTCAGTTATTGAGATACTTAATGAAACGCTTAATGAAGATTACGTTATAACCGTAGACCCTGGCACAAGTGCAATATATTCTTCCGCCTTTTTTAAAGCCAAAAAAGCTGGAAGAAAAATGCTTTTTAATTTCTCATTAGGAGCCTTAGGCTACGCTCTTCCTGCTGCTATAGGAGCTTACTTCGCAAATCCTGGATCTCAAATATTTGTTTTAACCGGTGATGGTAGCCTAGGATTTACGCTTGGAGAACTCGAGACCATATCAAGAGAAAACATCAATATAAAGATAATTCTATTCAGAAACGATAGCTTTGGGTGGATCAAAGCAACTATGAAACTCATATATGGTTCAAAACACTTCTCTACGGAATTTAAAGAGATAGAATATTACAAAGTAGCTCAAGACTTTGGCATAGATTCCTACAAGGTTGAAAATTATAAGGATCTTAAACTTATAATTGAAAAAACCCTTGGAGAAGAAAAACCTGCTTTTATAGAAATTCCTGTTCCCTCAGAAGATGAGCTTGTTCCACCAGTTCCCTCGTGGCTCGAAAGAGCTAAAAAAACCGGCTTACCACATATAGTATAA
- a CDS encoding MFS transporter: MKNILILTITIGILSCLLFSWYFLLPLYLKELGASDKMINVAYFIFNLIFYIGQVPGGILSDKFGRKPIIAITTIVYAFSGYGIHLSKNWIEAFIFYSIGCLSSSIQLPAIYAMTFESQKHKGLSFSLTSFSYNLGLALGPLIGAFLLKKTDIKGLLIIYSIAAFIIGITRIILLEETLSKRNLDPREKASLLRGKLFLFSGGIFFFLSITLTINGPYISLYLKESLNLLEKDINMIFTKIGITSALTCLAFSKIVGHIDPAKTWAIASLLHPFLLFLWALLRAPLFILILSTIFVEIAYIVYPILASKAFPEKLRGKGLGLFGFVTGGMGSLSPLLLNLFNEKPPLPLPFVLATIFGFLAFWFIIKAGGDFKNEHQ; encoded by the coding sequence ATGAAAAACATCCTAATACTTACCATAACGATTGGAATCCTCAGTTGCCTTTTATTCTCTTGGTACTTTCTATTACCACTGTATCTCAAAGAACTAGGAGCTTCAGACAAAATGATTAACGTTGCTTATTTTATCTTTAATTTGATTTTCTACATCGGACAAGTCCCAGGAGGGATATTAAGCGACAAGTTTGGAAGGAAACCAATAATAGCCATAACGACCATTGTCTATGCCTTTTCAGGCTATGGTATTCACCTCTCTAAAAACTGGATAGAAGCTTTTATATTCTACTCTATAGGTTGTCTCTCAAGTTCTATACAACTACCAGCCATATACGCAATGACATTCGAATCTCAAAAACACAAGGGACTATCCTTTAGTTTAACAAGCTTTTCCTACAACTTAGGATTAGCCTTAGGACCTCTAATAGGAGCTTTTCTCCTTAAAAAAACAGATATAAAAGGGCTTTTAATCATATACTCCATAGCAGCCTTTATTATAGGTATCACTCGTATAATACTTTTAGAAGAAACGCTATCCAAGAGAAACCTGGATCCCAGAGAAAAAGCCTCTCTCCTTCGAGGAAAGCTTTTCTTGTTCAGTGGAGGCATATTCTTCTTCTTAAGCATCACTCTCACCATAAATGGACCTTACATATCTTTATACTTAAAAGAAAGTCTAAATCTTCTAGAAAAGGACATTAACATGATATTCACAAAAATTGGAATAACAAGTGCCTTAACATGTCTTGCATTTAGCAAAATAGTAGGACATATAGATCCAGCAAAAACGTGGGCAATAGCCTCTCTCTTACATCCTTTTCTTTTGTTTCTCTGGGCACTCCTTAGAGCTCCCTTATTTATCCTTATTCTCTCAACAATTTTCGTTGAAATAGCCTATATAGTCTATCCTATTCTTGCTTCAAAAGCTTTCCCGGAAAAGTTAAGAGGAAAAGGACTGGGTCTATTCGGCTTCGTAACAGGAGGGATGGGATCACTTTCCCCGTTACTTTTAAACCTATTTAACGAAAAACCTCCTCTTCCCCTTCCATTTGTGCTAGCTACCATATTTGGATTTTTAGCATTCTGGTTTATAATAAAAGCAGGAGGTGACTTTAAAAATGAGCATCAGTAA
- a CDS encoding ECF transporter S component, with protein sequence MSISKSKKIATFSLYSALVCIATFIHVPIPGYRIYFNLGEGAIYTIAILFGGAAGGIAGGLGSALADLILGYPLWAPFTLVIKGIEGFVVGKVGKKNKVLALSIGATVMITGYSLAAGFLYGIGAIPVEALTDLVQCSVGILVALPLVRILHKSSLEEKLQINNK encoded by the coding sequence ATGAGCATCAGTAAGAGCAAAAAGATTGCCACTTTTTCACTCTATAGCGCACTCGTGTGTATAGCTACTTTCATCCATGTTCCGATCCCAGGCTATAGAATCTACTTTAACTTAGGAGAAGGAGCAATATACACTATAGCAATTCTATTTGGAGGAGCTGCCGGAGGAATAGCAGGTGGATTGGGATCTGCACTAGCGGATCTCATCTTAGGTTACCCATTATGGGCACCCTTTACCTTAGTTATAAAGGGCATAGAAGGTTTCGTAGTTGGTAAAGTAGGGAAAAAGAACAAAGTACTGGCCTTAAGCATTGGAGCAACCGTAATGATAACAGGATATTCCTTAGCAGCCGGGTTCCTATACGGCATAGGAGCTATCCCTGTGGAGGCTCTGACAGACTTAGTCCAATGTTCCGTGGGAATACTAGTAGCACTTCCTTTAGTTAGAATACTTCATAAGAGCAGTTTAGAAGAAAAGTTACAGATAAACAATAAGTAA